From the genome of Pedobacter sp. MC2016-14, one region includes:
- a CDS encoding OsmC family protein produces the protein MKRNATAVWNGTINDGAGHITTQSNTLNQTQYSFKSRFADGVGTNPEELMAAAHAGCFTMKLSLDLTEAGFNPESLETVSTITLDNGVITGSHLVLKATISGITDEKFQEIAKGAKENCPVSKAYAAIDISLEASLS, from the coding sequence ATGAAACGTAACGCAACCGCCGTTTGGAACGGTACAATTAATGATGGTGCCGGGCACATCACCACACAGAGCAATACTTTGAATCAGACTCAGTATTCATTTAAAAGTCGCTTTGCTGATGGTGTAGGTACAAATCCGGAAGAGTTAATGGCTGCCGCACATGCAGGCTGCTTTACCATGAAATTAAGTCTGGACCTTACTGAAGCTGGTTTTAACCCGGAATCTTTAGAAACGGTATCTACCATTACCCTTGATAACGGTGTGATTACTGGTTCTCACCTGGTTCTAAAAGCAACTATTTCTGGCATTACAGATGAAAAATTTCAGGAAATTGCGAAAGGCGCGAAGGAAAACTGCCCTGTAAGTAAAGCTTATGCTGCAATAGATATTAGTTTAGAGGCTTCTTTAAGCTAA
- a CDS encoding MoaD/ThiS family protein, with translation MEVKILFFGQLAAQVAQEQLYLKDMKDTDEVLKQLAESYPFFKKAAYSVAVDQKIIKENTRLNPGAVVALLPPFSGG, from the coding sequence ATGGAAGTGAAGATTTTATTTTTTGGACAGCTGGCTGCACAAGTAGCGCAGGAGCAGCTGTACCTGAAAGACATGAAGGATACGGATGAAGTATTGAAGCAATTGGCAGAAAGTTATCCCTTTTTTAAAAAGGCGGCGTATTCTGTTGCGGTAGATCAAAAAATTATTAAAGAAAATACAAGATTAAACCCTGGTGCTGTAGTGGCCTTACTACCACCGTTTTCGGGAGGTTAA
- a CDS encoding tetratricopeptide repeat-containing sensor histidine kinase, with translation MFQIPFPVSFVIAFLFLLPDGLAQIKEAAEASVIDRYEKLIQHYRYDNPDSASYYAELGLKHSVQNHDLEGEAKMLHQMGMIDDNLGNFNDSRQKYLRALELYKELKIYSGVSKLNVRLGVVENRKGNYDKAIAYFFIALKLSEKTKNKAGIMEAYVTLGEVYAHQKNFNKALVYYKMAEQLSEQVPFFNITLNMYNDMGVCYTEMRNYAAAKAYLTKGIGLSNTKEMMGLHISMTNNLARVYFDSGDSAMAIKLYKDALKKSREIHNFIREVGSLKGLAQCYKRRNPLVALNYLDQALSLAKQKKANKIVLELLDVIAGLQSELGDYKAAYLAKQQQYTIADSFYYKEISERISSLQAQYELGKSKADVQELKFLNNQQKLERRILIVILSCTVVIISFLGFYFIKVRKLNLLLNKSNAALSSSNNVKDKLFSILGHDLRSPIASILNVLDLINEGMLTEEEQQMIMKKLALNCSTSMETLDLLLKWGQMQLKGILINQVEFNALDLLERNLQALQATAEEKSITISNELSADVRLLADADHFDFICRNLVSNAIKFTPNGGAVVVWAEQVLVEGKIERMKFCVQDNGIGIESSRLLTIFGIDNVSTNGTNNEKGTSLGLVICKEFVEANGGNIWVESTVGKGAKFFFTLKTAL, from the coding sequence ATGTTTCAAATACCATTTCCGGTTTCATTTGTCATCGCTTTTCTGTTTTTGTTACCAGATGGCCTTGCACAAATTAAGGAAGCAGCTGAAGCTTCTGTGATAGACCGATATGAGAAATTGATTCAACACTACCGGTACGACAATCCTGATTCTGCAAGCTATTATGCTGAATTGGGTTTAAAACATTCCGTTCAAAACCATGACCTCGAAGGCGAAGCGAAAATGCTGCACCAAATGGGCATGATTGATGACAATCTTGGGAATTTTAACGATTCCAGGCAGAAATACCTTAGGGCGCTTGAATTGTATAAGGAATTAAAGATTTATAGCGGGGTAAGCAAACTTAATGTGAGACTGGGGGTGGTAGAAAACCGAAAAGGGAATTACGATAAGGCCATTGCTTATTTTTTTATAGCCCTGAAGCTGAGCGAAAAAACGAAGAACAAAGCAGGCATCATGGAAGCTTATGTAACGCTAGGGGAAGTTTACGCGCATCAAAAGAATTTTAACAAGGCCCTTGTTTACTACAAAATGGCCGAGCAATTAAGTGAGCAAGTCCCTTTCTTTAACATCACCCTGAATATGTACAATGACATGGGCGTGTGTTATACCGAAATGAGGAATTATGCTGCGGCAAAAGCTTACCTGACCAAGGGCATAGGTTTGAGTAATACCAAAGAGATGATGGGCCTGCACATTTCCATGACGAATAACCTTGCAAGGGTATATTTTGATTCGGGTGATTCGGCGATGGCGATCAAACTTTATAAAGATGCCTTAAAGAAATCAAGGGAGATCCATAATTTTATACGCGAGGTGGGGAGTTTAAAAGGGCTTGCCCAATGCTACAAACGTAGAAATCCGCTGGTGGCTTTAAACTACCTTGATCAGGCTTTAAGTTTGGCCAAACAAAAAAAAGCCAATAAAATAGTACTGGAACTTTTGGATGTGATTGCAGGCTTGCAAAGTGAACTTGGCGACTACAAGGCAGCCTATTTGGCCAAGCAGCAACAATATACCATTGCCGATAGTTTTTATTATAAAGAGATCTCTGAAAGAATTTCCAGTCTTCAGGCCCAGTATGAACTGGGGAAATCTAAAGCAGATGTGCAGGAATTAAAATTCTTAAACAATCAGCAAAAGCTGGAAAGAAGGATCCTCATTGTGATTTTGAGTTGTACGGTAGTGATCATTAGTTTTTTAGGTTTTTACTTTATTAAAGTGCGGAAACTGAATTTGCTGCTGAATAAATCTAATGCCGCGCTCAGTTCTTCAAATAACGTAAAAGATAAGCTCTTTTCGATTCTGGGACATGATTTAAGGTCGCCGATAGCTTCAATTTTGAATGTATTGGACCTGATTAACGAGGGGATGTTGACGGAAGAAGAACAGCAGATGATCATGAAGAAACTGGCCCTGAACTGCAGTACCTCTATGGAGACGCTTGACCTATTGCTTAAATGGGGGCAAATGCAGCTGAAGGGAATTTTAATTAACCAGGTGGAGTTTAATGCGCTGGATTTGCTGGAACGTAATTTACAGGCGCTGCAGGCTACGGCAGAAGAAAAATCTATTACCATTAGCAATGAGCTGTCAGCAGATGTCAGGTTGCTGGCAGATGCAGACCATTTTGACTTTATTTGTAGAAACCTGGTCTCTAATGCCATCAAGTTTACCCCAAATGGGGGCGCTGTAGTGGTATGGGCAGAGCAAGTGTTGGTTGAAGGTAAAATTGAGCGCATGAAATTTTGTGTGCAGGATAATGGCATAGGGATTGAAAGCAGCAGGTTGCTAACAATATTTGGCATTGATAATGTGAGCACCAACGGTACCAATAATGAGAAAGGAACCAGTTTAGGCCTGGTGATCTGCAAAGAATTTGTGGAGGCCAACGGCGGTAACATCTGGGTAGAAAGTACTGTTGGAAAAGGGGCGAAGTTTTTCTTTACCCTTAAAACTGCCCTTTAA
- a CDS encoding ABC transporter substrate-binding protein, which yields MAPKKILKVGLDSAAPFPMHSDYHSDKFEGFEVDLLKAITDHLNLEIQYEVSLWQNILEKLFKGELDMICSAVTVTDSRKHILEFSEPYLHFRLSAVVFHEDSLDSIADLKNKTIGVREATEAERYVHTRFPNNNMVHAVTNRELYSKLLSRKIDLLVDDSPIAGGFLQKNKKLKIGMFLPETESHYAIAMKKGDLQMKQQFNDALKLMRENGTYDTIYQKWFSDIEF from the coding sequence ATGGCTCCAAAAAAAATATTAAAAGTAGGTTTAGACTCAGCAGCTCCATTTCCAATGCATTCGGATTACCATTCGGATAAATTTGAAGGATTTGAGGTGGATTTATTGAAAGCGATAACCGATCATTTAAATTTGGAGATCCAATATGAGGTTTCTTTATGGCAAAATATCCTGGAGAAGCTTTTTAAGGGAGAACTGGACATGATTTGTTCTGCCGTTACGGTAACGGATTCAAGAAAACATATTCTTGAATTTAGTGAACCTTACCTGCATTTTAGGCTCAGTGCCGTTGTTTTTCATGAAGATTCTTTAGATAGCATTGCAGACCTGAAGAATAAAACCATAGGGGTAAGGGAAGCCACCGAGGCCGAACGTTATGTGCATACCCGTTTCCCCAATAACAACATGGTGCATGCGGTAACCAACCGGGAGCTGTATAGTAAATTGTTGTCCAGAAAAATTGATTTGCTGGTAGACGATTCGCCCATTGCGGGCGGTTTTTTGCAGAAAAACAAAAAATTGAAAATAGGCATGTTTTTGCCGGAGACGGAATCTCATTATGCGATAGCCATGAAAAAAGGTGATTTGCAGATGAAACAGCAATTTAATGATGCCCTGAAACTAATGCGGGAAAATGGAACTTACGATACGATTTACCAAAAATGGTTCAGTGATATTGAGTTTTAA
- a CDS encoding LLM class flavin-dependent oxidoreductase produces the protein MSTKLLSALPYSVLDLATVVQGKTPADTFKDSLRLAQHTESLNYKRYWFAEHHNMISVASSATSILIGYIANGTSTIRVGSGGIMLPNHSPLVVAEQFGTLASLFPDRIDLGLGRAPGTDQVTAMAIRGDRFNAAHNFPQDVLKLQAYFSEENMNSQVRAVPGEGLDIPIWILGSSTDSARLAAAMGLPYAFASHFAPAQFLTAINLYREHFKPSDHLKEPYVMACVNVVAAESDAEAERLATSLKQFFMGVVTGKRKLLPPPVDHMDEIWSLQEEEAVSQMLAVSFIGGPETIKADMQHFLNQTDIDEVMVTSHIFDQQAKLDSYRIFAETLKNS, from the coding sequence ATGAGTACAAAATTATTATCAGCACTTCCATATTCCGTTTTGGACCTGGCCACAGTGGTGCAAGGCAAAACCCCGGCAGATACTTTTAAAGACAGTTTACGGCTGGCCCAACATACTGAAAGCTTAAATTATAAGCGTTATTGGTTTGCAGAACACCACAATATGATTAGTGTGGCCAGTTCTGCCACCTCCATACTTATTGGTTATATTGCCAATGGTACGAGCACTATCAGGGTTGGATCTGGTGGCATTATGTTGCCTAACCACTCGCCCCTGGTTGTTGCGGAACAATTTGGTACCCTTGCTTCATTGTTCCCGGACCGCATTGATTTGGGTTTGGGCAGGGCTCCGGGCACTGATCAGGTGACGGCAATGGCCATCAGGGGAGACCGTTTTAATGCCGCACATAATTTTCCACAAGATGTGTTAAAACTGCAGGCTTATTTTTCTGAGGAAAATATGAACAGTCAGGTTAGGGCTGTGCCAGGAGAGGGATTGGATATTCCCATCTGGATTCTTGGTTCCAGTACAGATAGCGCCAGGTTAGCAGCTGCAATGGGATTGCCTTATGCTTTTGCGAGCCATTTTGCCCCGGCACAGTTTTTAACCGCTATAAACCTGTACCGTGAGCATTTTAAACCCTCAGATCATCTTAAAGAACCTTATGTAATGGCCTGCGTAAATGTAGTGGCTGCAGAAAGCGATGCCGAGGCAGAGCGTTTGGCGACCTCCTTGAAGCAATTTTTTATGGGTGTGGTTACTGGTAAAAGAAAGCTGCTGCCACCTCCTGTAGACCATATGGACGAAATTTGGTCATTACAGGAAGAAGAAGCCGTGAGCCAGATGCTGGCCGTTTCTTTTATTGGAGGCCCGGAGACCATTAAAGCGGATATGCAGCACTTTCTGAATCAAACCGATATAGATGAAGTGATGGTGACTTCTCATATTTTTGATCAGCAGGCTAAGCTGGATTCTTATCGTATTTTTGCAGAAACTCTTAAAAATAGTTAA
- the moeB gene encoding HesA/MoeB/ThiF family protein gives MTDESYNERYSRQMILQDFGLKGQEKLGAAKVLVIGAGGLGCPALLYLAAAGIGTIGIADDDVVTLSNLHRQVLYSTADIGTAKVSAAALKLSNLNPEIVVQQHREKVVYENAREIIGGYDYVIDGTDNFAARYLINDVCVLMNKPLVFGAVSRYQGQLAVFNVPGENLEKTNYRDLFPIPPKASEVPSCEEAGVLGALPGIIGAMQAAEVIKLITGIGEPLVNKVLMYNALNHDFYKVALSPTALGESLVVGYEEPIEEIDAVAFRALLEQPSTLVIDVRERGEMPSLSGIAQLHIPMSEFDVELVVPEEHLILVCQHGIRSLHAAEMLQEWFGQTKKLYSLKGGVSRLGSEFLSSLAPEGN, from the coding sequence ATGACAGACGAGAGTTATAATGAACGTTACAGCAGGCAAATGATTTTGCAGGATTTTGGTTTGAAGGGACAAGAAAAACTTGGCGCTGCCAAAGTGCTGGTGATTGGTGCCGGAGGACTGGGATGTCCGGCATTGCTGTATCTTGCTGCGGCAGGAATTGGTACCATTGGTATTGCGGATGATGATGTGGTAACGCTGAGCAACCTGCACAGACAAGTGTTGTACAGCACAGCAGATATTGGCACAGCCAAGGTAAGTGCTGCAGCTTTGAAATTAAGCAATTTGAACCCTGAAATTGTTGTGCAGCAGCATAGGGAGAAAGTGGTGTATGAAAATGCGAGGGAGATTATTGGCGGCTATGACTATGTGATTGACGGTACGGATAATTTTGCCGCAAGGTATTTAATTAATGACGTATGTGTGTTGATGAACAAACCACTGGTTTTTGGAGCGGTAAGCCGTTACCAGGGACAGCTGGCTGTTTTTAACGTACCAGGAGAAAATTTGGAGAAAACGAATTACAGAGATTTGTTTCCCATCCCACCGAAAGCAAGCGAAGTACCAAGTTGTGAAGAGGCTGGTGTGCTGGGCGCATTGCCGGGTATCATTGGTGCGATGCAGGCCGCCGAAGTGATTAAGTTAATTACAGGAATAGGTGAGCCATTGGTTAATAAAGTTTTGATGTATAATGCGTTAAACCATGATTTTTATAAGGTTGCTTTAAGTCCGACGGCTCTGGGCGAAAGCCTGGTGGTGGGTTATGAGGAACCAATTGAGGAGATTGATGCTGTAGCCTTTAGAGCCTTGCTGGAACAGCCATCTACCCTGGTGATAGATGTACGTGAACGTGGGGAAATGCCATCGCTGAGCGGAATTGCGCAACTGCACATTCCCATGTCTGAATTTGATGTAGAACTGGTGGTTCCCGAAGAACACCTAATTTTAGTTTGCCAGCATGGCATCCGTAGTTTACATGCGGCAGAAATGTTGCAGGAATGGTTTGGGCAGACAAAGAAACTATATAGTTTAAAAGGTGGCGTTAGCCGTTTGGGCAGCGAGTTTTTATCATCACTAGCACCTGAAGGAAATTGA
- a CDS encoding molybdenum cofactor biosynthesis protein MoaE, translating into MKNIFVKGPILPELIAKSIAGHSTKTNIGAHNIFLGQVRRDDIAGKFVAAIEYTTYEEMALQTMEEIREAIFAKYDLTCMHVYHSLGNVKAGEICLFVFCSSAHRKAAISACEELVERIKAELPIWGREIFEDDSYTWKENK; encoded by the coding sequence TTGAAAAACATTTTTGTAAAAGGACCGATATTACCCGAGCTGATTGCTAAAAGTATTGCCGGGCACAGTACTAAAACGAACATTGGCGCGCACAATATCTTTTTGGGACAAGTGAGGCGGGATGACATTGCCGGTAAGTTTGTAGCGGCCATTGAATACACTACCTACGAAGAAATGGCTTTGCAAACGATGGAAGAAATCAGGGAAGCGATTTTTGCCAAATATGATTTGACCTGCATGCATGTTTACCACAGTTTGGGAAATGTTAAAGCAGGTGAAATATGCCTGTTCGTCTTTTGTTCTTCAGCACACCGAAAAGCCGCAATTTCTGCCTGCGAAGAATTGGTAGAGCGCATTAAGGCCGAACTGCCAATTTGGGGCAGGGAAATTTTTGAGGACGACAGTTACACCTGGAAGGAGAATAAATAA
- the moaCB gene encoding bifunctional molybdenum cofactor biosynthesis protein MoaC/MoaB, translating to MVNITHKSSSLRIAIATAVLTVSKPETIAAIEQRKVPKGDVFEFARAAGLLGVKRTSDVIPDCHPLPVEFTAITYAIEGLNIIISVEVHTIYKTGVEVEAMHGASVTALTMYDMLKPIDKAVEISSIRLREKSGGKTDFLKGPFTNLKAAVVVCSDTVSQDAGLDTSGKAVIAKLEQYGIETLVYEVIPDDFEQIQNKARALSAGPYQLLIFTGGTGLSERDVTPDAIGPLLERTIPGVMETARAYGQARMPYAMLSRGLAGFIGNTLVLTLPGSKKGVEETMDAIFPQLLHVFKVKAGTRH from the coding sequence ATGGTAAACATTACACATAAATCAAGTTCGCTGCGGATTGCGATAGCGACAGCGGTGCTTACCGTATCAAAACCTGAAACCATTGCCGCTATTGAACAAAGGAAAGTGCCTAAAGGCGACGTGTTTGAATTTGCCCGTGCGGCAGGTTTACTGGGCGTTAAGCGGACCAGTGATGTGATCCCCGACTGCCATCCGCTACCTGTAGAATTTACAGCCATTACTTATGCCATTGAAGGTTTAAACATCATCATTAGCGTGGAGGTGCATACCATTTATAAAACTGGTGTAGAGGTGGAGGCCATGCATGGTGCTTCTGTAACTGCGCTCACCATGTATGACATGCTGAAACCCATTGACAAGGCTGTAGAAATTAGTAGCATTAGGTTAAGGGAAAAATCTGGTGGCAAGACTGACTTTTTAAAAGGTCCTTTTACCAATTTGAAAGCAGCAGTGGTGGTTTGTTCGGATACCGTTTCGCAGGATGCGGGATTGGATACTTCTGGAAAAGCCGTGATCGCTAAATTGGAACAATATGGCATAGAAACCCTGGTCTATGAAGTGATTCCGGATGATTTTGAGCAGATCCAGAACAAAGCCAGGGCCTTATCTGCCGGGCCGTACCAACTGTTGATTTTTACAGGTGGAACCGGCCTTTCCGAGCGTGATGTTACACCTGATGCCATAGGTCCTTTACTGGAGCGGACCATTCCGGGTGTGATGGAAACGGCCCGTGCTTATGGGCAGGCCAGGATGCCTTATGCTATGTTATCCAGAGGCCTGGCGGGCTTTATAGGCAATACATTGGTGCTGACTTTGCCCGGTTCTAAAAAAGGAGTGGAAGAGACTATGGATGCGATATTTCCACAACTTTTGCATGTGTTTAAAGTTAAAGCCGGTACAAGGCATTAG
- the glp gene encoding gephyrin-like molybdotransferase Glp produces the protein MISVAAAKKLIQQHTSRLPAVVLPLAKARGRILASDVYAGLDIPAFEQSSMDGYAIRFEDKDTALPVTGEMQAGVKVNFSLPAGRAARIFTGAPLPDGADTVVMQEKVRFNDGQILILDTTLKKGDNVRNKGAEVKQGNLAMAKDSKLTPAAIGFLAGIGYAEVSVYGLPLVGLITTGDELQDPGKDLAFGQVYESNSLALSAALAAAGIVDINLYQARDNFEELTEILREAMVQNDVVLLTGGVSVGDYDFVVSSAGQLGVQQIFHKIKQKPGKPLYFGLQDGCLVFGLPGNPSSVLSCYYNYVLPALNLMLGKAEPEELVKLELTHGYVKAAGLTHFLKGISLNGKVTPLHAQESFRLSSFAQANCLIVLEEARDNFEAGELVEVLLLPEY, from the coding sequence GTATGCTGGCTTGGACATTCCGGCTTTTGAACAATCTTCTATGGATGGCTATGCCATACGCTTTGAGGACAAAGACACTGCTTTGCCGGTAACCGGAGAAATGCAGGCCGGTGTAAAAGTTAACTTTAGCTTGCCAGCAGGGCGTGCGGCAAGGATTTTTACAGGAGCGCCTTTGCCGGATGGTGCTGATACCGTGGTAATGCAGGAAAAAGTGCGCTTTAATGATGGGCAAATACTCATTTTAGATACAACACTAAAAAAAGGCGACAATGTAAGAAATAAAGGCGCCGAAGTTAAACAGGGCAATTTGGCGATGGCGAAGGATAGTAAGCTGACGCCGGCTGCAATTGGTTTTTTGGCAGGGATTGGTTACGCGGAGGTTTCGGTATATGGGCTGCCCCTTGTAGGTTTGATTACCACGGGGGATGAACTGCAGGACCCGGGGAAGGACCTGGCTTTTGGGCAGGTATATGAGTCTAACTCGCTTGCGTTAAGCGCGGCTTTGGCTGCCGCCGGCATAGTAGACATCAATTTATATCAGGCCAGGGACAATTTTGAGGAGCTGACCGAAATATTGCGGGAGGCTATGGTGCAGAACGATGTGGTGCTGCTTACTGGTGGCGTGAGTGTGGGTGATTATGATTTTGTGGTCAGCTCTGCCGGGCAACTTGGTGTACAACAAATTTTTCACAAAATTAAGCAGAAGCCCGGAAAGCCCCTTTATTTTGGCCTGCAGGATGGTTGTTTGGTATTTGGTTTGCCTGGAAACCCTTCTTCAGTTTTGAGTTGTTATTACAATTATGTGTTGCCGGCACTTAACTTGATGTTGGGAAAAGCAGAGCCGGAAGAGCTTGTTAAACTGGAATTGACCCATGGCTATGTAAAAGCAGCGGGACTGACCCATTTTTTAAAAGGGATCAGTTTAAATGGAAAGGTGACCCCGCTACATGCACAGGAGTCCTTTCGTTTAAGTTCTTTTGCACAGGCCAACTGTTTAATTGTACTGGAAGAAGCCCGGGATAATTTTGAGGCAGGAGAGTTGGTAGAAGTGCTACTTTTGCCGGAATATTAA
- a CDS encoding malate:quinone oxidoreductase produces MLQHSNKNMTGNNNNSDQVVDVVLIGAGIMSATLGVLLKELEPASTIAVYERLNVAAAESSDAWNNAGTGHSAFCELNYTPQLADGSVETKKAVAIAESFEVSKQFWSFLVKNKQVGEPATFIKSIPHISFVWGKDNVDYLRKRYEALQQCFLFEGMKYSEDQAVLKEWMPLVMKDRDAEEKVAATRMALGTDVNFGALTREMFDDLRKKENVDMYFNHDVRRLKKRNGLWELVVRDEASGEKKKVKAKFVFIGAGGGSLPLLEKSGIPEGNGFGGFPVSGQWLKCTNPEIIAQHNAKVYGKAAVGSPPMSVPHLDTRMIDGKKALLFGPYAGFSTRFLKNGSLLDLPLSIKLNNIVPMISAGLDNIPLTKYLIDQVKQSPEDRLTALKDYLPTAKMEDWELETAGQRVQVIKKDAKRGGILEFGTEVVTAADGSIAALLGASPGASTAVSIMISLMERCFKDKINTPEWKQKLKEMVPSYGLSLLADAKLSQEIRTQTTAVLNLEVEELKLNS; encoded by the coding sequence ATTTTACAGCATTCAAATAAAAATATGACGGGTAATAACAATAATTCAGACCAGGTTGTTGATGTAGTTTTGATAGGTGCAGGCATCATGAGTGCCACTTTAGGTGTTTTGCTGAAGGAGCTTGAGCCTGCCAGTACCATTGCTGTTTATGAGCGGTTAAATGTAGCTGCGGCAGAGAGTTCTGACGCCTGGAACAATGCCGGAACAGGTCATTCTGCTTTTTGCGAATTAAATTATACGCCACAGCTGGCTGATGGTTCTGTAGAAACCAAGAAAGCTGTAGCGATTGCCGAATCTTTTGAGGTATCCAAACAGTTTTGGTCTTTTTTGGTGAAAAATAAACAGGTTGGCGAACCTGCTACCTTCATTAAAAGCATTCCTCACATTAGTTTTGTATGGGGAAAGGACAATGTAGATTATTTGCGGAAACGTTACGAGGCACTTCAGCAGTGTTTTCTGTTTGAGGGTATGAAATATTCTGAAGACCAGGCGGTATTGAAAGAATGGATGCCATTGGTGATGAAGGACAGGGATGCGGAAGAAAAAGTGGCCGCCACAAGAATGGCTTTGGGTACAGATGTAAATTTTGGCGCATTGACCAGGGAGATGTTTGACGATTTGCGTAAAAAGGAAAACGTAGACATGTATTTTAACCACGATGTACGCAGGCTTAAAAAGCGTAACGGTTTGTGGGAACTTGTGGTGAGAGATGAAGCAAGCGGTGAAAAGAAAAAGGTGAAAGCAAAATTTGTTTTCATTGGTGCCGGTGGAGGCTCTTTACCTTTATTAGAAAAATCCGGAATTCCGGAAGGTAACGGGTTTGGAGGCTTTCCTGTAAGCGGGCAATGGCTGAAATGTACCAATCCGGAGATTATAGCACAACACAATGCCAAAGTATATGGAAAGGCCGCAGTGGGTTCGCCACCGATGTCTGTACCCCATTTGGATACCCGCATGATTGACGGAAAGAAAGCTTTATTGTTTGGGCCCTATGCAGGCTTTTCTACGCGCTTTTTGAAAAACGGGTCTTTGCTGGACTTACCGCTCTCTATAAAACTGAACAATATTGTGCCGATGATTTCGGCCGGACTGGACAACATTCCGCTGACTAAATATTTAATTGATCAGGTAAAGCAATCGCCTGAAGACCGTTTAACAGCATTGAAAGATTATTTGCCTACAGCAAAAATGGAGGATTGGGAACTGGAAACTGCTGGTCAGCGTGTACAGGTCATTAAAAAAGACGCAAAGCGTGGTGGGATATTAGAGTTTGGTACAGAGGTAGTGACTGCTGCAGACGGTTCTATTGCGGCGTTATTGGGCGCTTCTCCGGGTGCTTCTACCGCTGTTTCGATTATGATCAGTTTAATGGAGCGTTGTTTTAAAGATAAAATTAATACGCCGGAGTGGAAACAAAAATTGAAGGAAATGGTTCCTTCTTATGGCTTATCACTTTTAGCGGACGCAAAGCTGAGCCAGGAAATTAGAACACAAACTACAGCAGTATTAAACCTGGAGGTAGAAGAACTTAAATTGAACTCCTAA